A section of the Ornithinimicrobium sufpigmenti genome encodes:
- a CDS encoding pyridoxamine 5'-phosphate oxidase family protein — MSILVDLSELAEAVPRHPTAYLLIAGEDRPHVGEVEVEVRDDVLVLPRPGRTARRVLPGSPLVTLLLPPYEPEGYSLVVDGSAELVDDQVRITPSHAVLHRRPRPDSPSSATGCEGDCQPLS, encoded by the coding sequence ATGAGCATCCTGGTGGACCTGTCGGAGCTGGCCGAGGCGGTGCCCAGGCACCCGACCGCGTACCTGCTGATCGCCGGCGAGGACCGGCCGCACGTCGGCGAGGTGGAGGTCGAGGTGCGGGACGACGTCCTCGTCCTCCCGCGGCCCGGCCGCACGGCCCGCAGGGTCCTGCCCGGGAGCCCGCTGGTGACCCTGCTGCTGCCGCCGTACGAGCCCGAGGGCTACAGCCTGGTGGTCGACGGGTCGGCCGAGCTGGTCGACGATCAGGTGCGGATCACCCCCAGCCACGCCGTGCTGCACCGCCGACCACGCCCGGACTCCCCGTCGTCGGCGACCGGTTGCGAGGGCGACTGCCAGCCGCTGTCATGA
- a CDS encoding pentapeptide repeat-containing protein — MTEVVGQRFVDEDWYAAELTSRTYRDCAFVDIDLTEAETRGCRFEGCSFEQVRFNASVHRQSSFTACTFSTTSFFGAALEGCRLDGSSFVRCTLTPLTGADLAGAAVRGARLDVLGAVALSMSLGAVVDPD; from the coding sequence ATGACGGAGGTCGTGGGTCAGCGTTTCGTCGACGAGGACTGGTATGCCGCAGAGCTGACCTCGCGCACCTACCGCGACTGCGCCTTCGTCGACATCGATCTGACCGAGGCCGAGACCCGCGGTTGCCGGTTCGAGGGGTGCTCCTTCGAGCAGGTCAGGTTCAACGCCTCGGTGCACCGGCAGTCGTCCTTCACCGCCTGCACCTTCAGCACGACCTCCTTCTTCGGCGCCGCGCTGGAGGGCTGCCGCCTGGACGGCAGCAGCTTCGTCCGGTGCACGCTGACGCCGCTCACCGGAGCTGACCTGGCCGGTGCCGCCGTGCGCGGCGCCCGGCTCGACGTGCTCGGCGCCGTCGCCCTGAGCATGTCGCTGGGTGCCGTCGTCGATCCCGACTGA
- a CDS encoding SGNH/GDSL hydrolase family protein, which yields MSLRPSTVLTSVTAVSALGLLAGAALPVQAEEPSHYVALGDSFSAGTGTRAEVDDCYRSPHGFPALLADAHGLQLDYQACSGAETADVRRDQLGALSPATDYVTITIGGNDLGYASVITQCALPGWLSNCQGRINDALALLHSQMPQRYDALFAEIAARAPAADVVIGNYPHLFNGRDCNLATFFSAAEMRALNGATDQLADVIAERTQAAGFRSVDARPAFQGHAVCDSPEWVNGLSWPIQESYHPNRDGNIGYADIFWPGTSDTAPTSTTGSATDSRGASTGEATVSRAQQVRAQADAVLAMDLTGSTNLRLARAEGVPTGELTRLVAQLRSDDLATLEQALAGLAALDEQHATRAGR from the coding sequence ATGAGCCTCCGCCCGAGCACCGTACTCACCTCCGTCACCGCAGTCTCGGCGCTCGGCCTGCTGGCCGGGGCCGCCCTGCCCGTCCAGGCCGAGGAGCCATCGCACTACGTCGCCCTGGGCGACTCCTTCTCCGCGGGTACCGGGACCCGGGCCGAGGTCGACGACTGCTACCGCTCGCCGCACGGCTTCCCGGCCCTGCTCGCCGACGCGCACGGGCTGCAGCTGGACTACCAGGCCTGCTCCGGTGCCGAGACCGCAGACGTGCGCCGGGACCAGCTGGGCGCCCTCTCCCCCGCCACGGACTACGTGACGATAACCATCGGCGGCAACGACCTGGGGTACGCGAGCGTGATCACCCAGTGCGCCCTGCCCGGGTGGCTGTCCAACTGCCAGGGCCGGATCAACGACGCACTGGCTCTCCTGCACAGCCAGATGCCGCAGCGCTACGACGCGCTGTTCGCCGAGATCGCCGCGCGCGCTCCGGCCGCAGACGTCGTCATCGGCAACTACCCCCACCTGTTCAACGGACGCGACTGCAACCTGGCCACCTTCTTCAGCGCCGCCGAGATGCGGGCCCTCAACGGCGCGACCGACCAGCTGGCCGACGTCATCGCCGAGCGGACCCAGGCGGCCGGGTTCCGGTCTGTCGACGCCCGCCCGGCCTTCCAGGGGCACGCCGTGTGCGACTCGCCGGAGTGGGTCAACGGCCTGAGCTGGCCGATCCAGGAGTCCTACCACCCCAACCGGGACGGCAACATCGGCTACGCCGACATCTTCTGGCCAGGCACCTCCGACACTGCCCCGACGAGCACCACCGGCTCTGCCACCGACAGCCGCGGCGCCTCGACCGGCGAGGCGACCGTGTCCCGCGCGCAGCAGGTGCGGGCCCAGGCCGACGCAGTGCTGGCGATGGACCTCACCGGCTCGACCAACCTGCGGCTCGCACGCGCGGAGGGTGTGCCCACGGGTGAGCTGACCCGGCTGGTGGCCCAGCTGCGCTCGGACGACCTCGCGACCCTGGAGCAGGCCCTGGCCGGGCTGGCCGCTCTGGACGAGCAGCACGCGACCCGCGCTGGACGCTGA